TATCGATATTAAGAGAATCAGAGAGAAAAATCATTATTCCCAAGGAATTTTTGCAAAAGTATTAAATGTAAGTGTAAAGACAGTTCAATCTTGGGAATCCGGAACCCGCGCTCCAAGCCATGCAGCGCTGCGACTTTTAGAAATTGTAGACAAAGGTTTTTATGATCCTCAAATTTTTAAGCCTCTATAATGGTGATAGTTTCATGGTCGTTTTTCCAATTAAAAGCTGAGTCTGCTTACAGAATGTAGGGATTAGCCAAGTAGGTTTTTGAAAATGCTCGGTTTCTTCCAAAGTTGAGATGTTTGGGTAGGCTATGATAATTAGCGAAAATTTTTCTATTACTTAAATTTGTTATACAAGTACTTGTAATTCCTTTTCATTTTACTTTTGGCTAGGAAAATATTGATGCCACAGCTTAAAGCAGGTCAGCTTGTAATTATGGA
This Neochlamydia sp. AcF84 DNA region includes the following protein-coding sequences:
- a CDS encoding helix-turn-helix domain-containing protein codes for the protein MSKLFKGLKKGLEEALAFTERKVTLKSELIEIPEPPNEYKAIDIKRIREKNHYSQGIFAKVLNVSVKTVQSWESGTRAPSHAALRLLEIVDKGFYDPQIFKPL